The genomic stretch acgagccagtctgccccacaacaagaggatagagaaaaaggagcttattgactacaatggcagactcgcgcaaagcactttgggtaaattcaTGCCATATATGACTTCACCTATGGCAAAAAGGTGACAAATGGCACAGGTTTCAAACATCTGGAGGAAGTATGACGGAAGGCAAGATTGTCTTATCTCCATGCTGTGATTTCCCatcttcaggatttatgcagatcccaaatacacaagaaCATGCACCAAGAGGTAAGAAAAGCTGCTTCTGCATTTAATGGGCCCTTTTTAGTACAAAGAAAAACATGGTGGACCAGGACTTGGTGACTGAAAGACAGTTCCACTGGAGACGAGTCATGACAAGTTTACCTCTTtgctctttttcttcttcttcttcttgtctttGGACACATGCTTGCTTTCTTTATCTGGAAACAAACACACATCAGTCTGGATTCTTCCATCACATCACAAATAACCACTGCAAAGCACCAGTACTGTACTAGCAGTAGTTGTTAGTAATAGTACTTAGTGATACCAGTAGTTAGTAGTAATGTTAGGTTTTAGTAATAACAGTAGTTAGTAATAAGAGTAGTTTGCAGTAGTAATTAGTAATAACAGCAGTTTATAGTAATGGTTGGagttagtactagtagtagttagtaataatagtagtttgTAGTAGTAATTAGTAATAACAGTAGTTAGTGGTAATTGTAGAagttagtactagtagtagttagTAATAACAGTAGTTTGTCGTAGTAATTAGTAATAACAGTAGTAATGGTATGAGTTATTACTAGTAGTAGTTAGTAATAACAGTAGTTTGTAGTATTAATTAGTGATAAcagtagttaatagtaatggtagGAGTTAGTACTAGTTAGTAATAACAGTAGTTAGTAGTAGGAACAGCAGTAGTAGTTAGTAAGGTATTGTTGTGGTTGTGGGTATTTCTGTGGTGGTGGGTATTGTTGTGGTGTTGAGTATTTACGTGGTGGTGGAtattgttgttgtggtggtaATGATGGGTATTGTAGTGTTGGTGGTTGTGGTAGGTATTGTTGTGATGGTGGTGGTTGTTGCTGTTGTGGTGGTAATGGTGGGTATTGTTGTGGTGGTGGTTGTGGCTGTTGTGGTGGTAATGGTGGGTATTGTTGTGATGGTGGTTGTGGTGGGTAttgttgtggtggtggtggttgcGGTTGTTGTGGTGGCAATAGTGGGTATTGTTGTGTTGATGGTTGTGGTGGGtattgtggtggtggtggtggtggttgttgttgctgttgttgtggtGGTAATGGTGGGTATTGTTGTGGTGgtggttgttgttgctgttgttgtggtGGGTATTGTCGTGTTGATGGTTGTGGTGGGTATTGTTGTGTTGGTGGTTGTAGTAGGTATTGTTGTGGTGGTGATGGTGGGTATTGTTGTGTTGATGGTTGTGGTGGGTATTGTGGTGGTTGTTACTGTTGTGGTGGTAATGGTGGGTATTGTTGTGATGGTGGTTGTGGTGGGTATTGTCATGTTGATGCTTGTGGTGGGTATTGTCGTGTTGGTGGTTCTGGTGGGTATTGTTGTGTTGGTGGTCGTGGTGGCTTTTGCTGTTATTGTTGTGGTAATGGTGGGTATTGTTGTGTTGGTGGTTGTGGTGGGtattgtggtggtggtggtggttgttgctgttgttgtggtGGTAATGGTGGGTATTGTTGTGGTGgtggttgttgttgctgttgttgtggtGGGTATTGTCGTGTTGATGGTTGTGGTGGGTATTGTTGTGTTGATGGTTGTGGTGGGTATTGTGGTGGTTGTTACTGTTGAGGTGGTAATGGTGGGTATTGTTGTGATGGTGGTTGTGGTGGGTAATGTCATGTTGATGCTTGTGGTGGGTATTGTCGGGTTGGTGGTTCTGGTGGGTATTGTTGTGTTGGTGGTCGTGGTGGCTTTTGCTGTCATTGTTGTGGTAATGGTGGGTATTGTTGTGTTGGTGGTTGTGGTGGGTATTGTAGTGGTGGTGGTTGTTGCTGTTATTGTGGTGGTAATGGTGGGTATTATTGTGATGGTGGTTGTGGTGGGTATTGTCGTGTTGATGGTTATGGTGGGTATTGTTGTGGTGGTGGTTGTTGCTGTTATTGTGGTGGTAATGGTGGGTATTGTTGTGTTGGTGGTTGTGGTGTGTATTGTGGTGATTGTTGCTGTTGTGATGGTGGTTGTGGTGGGTATTGTTGTGGTGGTGGTTGTTGCTGGTGTTGTGGTGGTAATGGTGGGTATTGTTGTGGTGgtggttgttgctgttgttgtggtGGGTATTGTCGTGTTGATGGTTGTGGTGGGTATTGTTGTGTTGGTGGTTGTAGTAGGTATTGTTGTGGTGGTGATGGTGGGTATTGTTGTGTTGATGGTTGTGGTGGGTATTGTGGTGGTTGTTACTGTTGTGGTGGTAATGGTGGGTATTGTTGTGATGGTGGTTGTGGTGGGTATTGTCATGTTGATGCTTGTGGTGGGTATTGTCGTGTTGGTGGTTCTGGTGGGTATTGTTGTGTTGGTGGTTGTGGTGGCTTTTGCTGTCATTGTTGTGGTAATGGTGGGTATTGTTGTGTTGGTGGTTGTGGTGGGTATTGTAGTGGTGGTGGTTGTTGCTGTTATTGTGGTGGTAATGGTGGGTATTGTTGTGATGGTGGTTGTGGTGGGTATTGTCGTGTTGATGGTTATGGTGGGTATTGTTGTGGTGGTGGTTGTTGCTGTTATTGTGGTGGTAATGGTGGTTATTGTTGTGTTGGTGGTTGTGGTGTGTATTGTGGTGGTTGTTGCTGTTGTGATGGTGGTTGTGGTGGGTATTGTTGTGGTGgtggttgttgctgttgttgtggtGGGCATTGTCGTGTTGATGGTTGTGGTGGGTATTGTTGTGTTGGTGGCTGTAGTAGGTATTGTTGTGGTGGTGATGGTGGGTATTGTTGTGTTGATGGTTGTGGTGGGTATTGTCATGTTGATGCTTGTGGTGGGTATTGTCGTGTTGGTGGTTCTGGTGGGTATTGTTGTGTTGGTGGTTGTGGTGGCTTTTGCTGTCATTGTTGTGGTAATGGTGGGTATTGTTGTGTTGGTGGTTGTGGTGGGTATTGTAGTGGTGGTGGTTGTTGCTGTTATTGTGGTGGTAATGGTGGGTATTGTTGTGATGGTGGTTGTGGTGGGTATTGTCGTGTTGATGGTTATGGTGGGTATTGTTGTGGTGGTGGTTGTTGCTGTTATTGTGGTGGTAATGGTGGGTATTGTTGTGTTGGTGGTTGTGGTGTGTATTGTGGTGGTTGTTTCTGTTGTGATGGTGGTTGTGGTGGGTATTGTTGTGGTGgtggttgttgctgttgttgtggtGGGCATTGTCGTGTTGATGGTTGTGGTGGGTATTGTTGTGGTGGTTGTTGTTATCGTTTCTTGCCGTTTTCTGCAGCTCTGCATGTAGTGcctggtttgttttgtttttgataaTTATATTTTAACTGTAGTCTTGAGTGTGTTTTAATGAGTTGTTGATAGTGCAACACACGACTAGTGTCTGTGGCATAAGCATCTAATTCCCTTACTGTAGCAAAACCACACCTACGGTTCCTAACAAACAGCCCTACATTAGATGTAACAGGACAGAATGAAAACAcaccacaagactatttcatagcTATAGTTACAACACAGAGAAAAATGTCTTGCCTTCTTGCTCATCGCTGCTCTCTTTGGTCGCTGAGGGCTCTTCTTGAATGCCGAGGCCAAAAAGGTCCGTATCATCTTTGTGTTTGAAGGAGATCACTGCGGGCTTTGCAGGTTCTGGCACCTTCACCGGCTGCATGTCATCATCTGAGAGGTCAGATAGAAGTCCATCTCCGACTGGGAATGTAGTCTGAAGATCACAGCAGGGTCCATTAAGCTCTGTTCTACAGGCTATGAAATGTCTCTTTACCTTTTCGACTTTGGGTGTGTTGAATGCTTCCGACTCAAAATCAGGATCATCCATTACAAAAGACAGCATCTGTTGGGCCACTGGAACCTCGGGGTCCGTGTCAGAGTCCTCAGCCATGGGTGAGATTCCCATCTTCTTGCCCTGCTGCTCTGATGTTGGAGTTAGAGTGAGGAAGATGGGCGCTGAAGTCGGCTTTCTGGGCTCTGAAGCTTTAGATCCTTTTGGTTGTCTGATTTGGCTGCAGCAGTGACATAAGTGAAACCGTAAATAATTCAAATATTACATATAGTTTGCATTTGTTCTCACTTATTCACAAGTACCAAGAACATTTAACACACAAATAGTATTTACAatcttggtcaaaagtttacatacacttgtaaagaacataatgtcatggctga from Entelurus aequoreus isolate RoL-2023_Sb linkage group LG17, RoL_Eaeq_v1.1, whole genome shotgun sequence encodes the following:
- the LOC133632760 gene encoding mucin-2-like — translated: MQSCRKRQETITTTTTTIPTTTINTTMPTTTTATTTTTTIPTTTTITTETTTTIHTTTTNTTIPTITTTITATTTTTTIPTITINTTIPTTTTITTIPTITTTITATTTTTTIPTTTTNTTIPTITTTMTAKATTTTNTTIPTRTTNTTIPTTSINMTIPTTTINTTIPTITTTTIPTTATNTTIPTTTINTTMPTTTTATTTTTTIPTTTTITTATTTTIHTTTTNTTITTITTTITATTTTTTIPTITINTTIPTTTTITTIPTITTTITATTTTTTIPTTTTNTTIPTITTTMTAKATTTTNTTIPTRTTNTTIPTTSINMTIPTTTTITTIPTITTTTVTTTTIPTTTINTTIPTITTTTIPTTTTNTTIPTTTINTTIPTTTTATTTTTTIPTITTTTPATTTTTTIPTTTTITTATITTIHTTTTNTTIPTITTTITATTTTTTIPTITINTTIPTTTTITIIPTITTTITATTTTTTIPTTTTNTTIPTITTTMTAKATTTTNTTIPTRTTNPTIPTTSINMTLPTTTTITTIPTITTSTVTTTTIPTTTINTTIPTTTINTTIPTTTTATTTTTTTIPTITTTTTATTTTTTTIPTTTTNTTIPTITTTITAKATTTTNTTIPTRTTNTTIPTTSINMTIPTTTTITTIPTITTTTVTTTTIPTTTINTTIPTITTTTIPTTTTNTTIPTTTINTTIPTTTTATTTTTTTIPTITTTTTATTTTTTTTTIPTTTINTTIPTIATTTTATTTTTTIPTTTTITTIPTITTTTATTTTTTIPTITTTTATTTTITTIPTTTTNTTIPIITTTTTISTTT